In a genomic window of Streptomyces katrae:
- a CDS encoding DUF4232 domain-containing protein, whose translation MSTFRTRAAAIASAALLVTTGGLVGAAQASALPMTPTCHVSDLDLAVGDPEGSAGSLHYPILFTNTSTHTCALRGYPGVSVVDVRHRQIGTSAMRTGEAVETVSVAPSETVTAALRTNSPAVASCRPTSTYVKVYPPNSFQAEQIPYHLQVCGAFEIGPVQTSE comes from the coding sequence ATGAGCACCTTCCGGACCCGGGCCGCGGCCATCGCTTCCGCGGCCCTCCTGGTCACCACCGGCGGCTTGGTCGGCGCAGCACAGGCGTCGGCCCTGCCCATGACCCCGACCTGCCATGTCTCGGACCTGGACCTGGCCGTCGGCGACCCTGAAGGCTCCGCAGGGTCGTTGCACTACCCGATCCTGTTCACCAACACCTCGACCCACACCTGCGCCTTGCGCGGATACCCGGGCGTGAGCGTCGTGGACGTACGGCACCGCCAGATCGGCACCTCGGCGATGCGGACAGGTGAGGCGGTGGAGACGGTGTCCGTCGCCCCGAGCGAGACCGTGACCGCCGCCCTGCGCACCAACAGCCCGGCCGTGGCGAGCTGTCGGCCGACATCCACCTACGTCAAGGTCTACCCGCCGAACAGCTTCCAGGCCGAGCAGATCCCCTACCACCTGCAGGTGTGCGGAGCGTTCGAGATCGGCCCGGTGCAGACCTCGGAATGA
- a CDS encoding alpha/beta hydrolase family protein, with protein MKFAAMEIVWRTDSRVPGYLFGRLHPAGTVTDGIKFPQPGRLRPRRRPRYSGRGLQQPGRHRGCRSHPQVDDPVQGPAYNFAGLLALGASGAGAAEVGEVLTAVNAINAAGLTAQWYVKTFRELGGRLLAPPPGAPADSRTKRFRALRATQYYGQALFFVLGPDEPGSEEQLYRAGPSAWGTFCDLCEPAPVKANVPYRSTPLPVWFFRPDTSGTRRPTVILTNGSDGQNVDMWTYGVPAARERGWNALVYDGPGQGQLLFVDRVVFTPTWEQVVGPARRLADGPSGRRPEQDPPDGPEHGGLPGAVAGLPP; from the coding sequence GTGAAGTTCGCGGCGATGGAGATCGTCTGGCGGACCGACAGCCGCGTGCCGGGGTACCTGTTCGGCCGTCTGCACCCGGCCGGAACGGTCACGGACGGCATCAAGTTCCCCCAGCCTGGCCGGCTGCGCCCGCGGCGGCGGCCCCGGTACTCCGGCCGCGGCCTCCAGCAGCCCGGCCGCCACCGCGGCTGCCGGAGTCACCCCCAGGTCGATGACCCTGTTCAAGGACCCGCGTACAACTTCGCCGGGCTCCTCGCACTGGGAGCCTCGGGCGCCGGAGCCGCGGAGGTCGGCGAGGTCCTGACGGCCGTCAACGCGATCAACGCGGCAGGCCTGACGGCGCAGTGGTACGTCAAGACGTTCCGCGAGCTCGGCGGCCGGCTCCTGGCGCCACCCCCGGGCGCCCCCGCCGACAGCCGGACCAAGCGGTTCCGGGCCCTGCGCGCCACGCAGTACTACGGGCAGGCCCTGTTCTTCGTCCTTGGCCCGGACGAGCCCGGCAGCGAGGAGCAGCTCTACCGCGCGGGGCCCTCCGCCTGGGGCACCTTCTGCGACCTGTGCGAGCCCGCCCCGGTGAAGGCGAACGTGCCCTACCGGTCCACACCGCTGCCGGTGTGGTTCTTCCGGCCCGACACGTCCGGCACTCGGCGCCCGACGGTGATCCTGACCAACGGCAGCGACGGCCAGAACGTCGACATGTGGACGTACGGCGTCCCGGCCGCGCGGGAACGCGGCTGGAACGCGCTCGTCTACGACGGCCCGGGCCAGGGCCAGTTGCTCTTCGTGGACCGCGTGGTGTTCACCCCCACGTGGGAGCAGGTCGTCGGCCCCGCTCGTCGACTGGCTGACGGTCCGTCCGGACGTCGACCCGAGCAGGATCCCCCTGACGGGCCTGAGCATGGCGGGCTGCCTGGAGCCGTGGCTGGGCTTCCCCCCTGA
- a CDS encoding HINT domain-containing protein, with protein MGDRTTRPIEDIAAGDQVLATDPETGATGPRRVDAAIYTP; from the coding sequence ATGGGCGACCGGACCACCCGGCCGATCGAGGACATCGCGGCCGGCGACCAGGTCCTGGCAACCGACCCCGAGACAGGGGCCACGGGTCCGCGTCGCGTCGACGCGGCCATCTACACCCCCTGA
- a CDS encoding VOC family protein, whose translation MKLCAITLDCSDPRALAAFYQQATGLEPHPKSDVSFAGLNCEDGLFRPAVVRSRRARPRRQASAPPFPCNGALVETCGQWSARPASVP comes from the coding sequence ATGAAGCTGTGCGCGATAACGCTCGACTGCTCGGATCCGCGGGCTCTGGCGGCGTTCTATCAGCAGGCCACCGGCCTCGAACCTCACCCGAAATCCGATGTCAGCTTCGCTGGTCTCAACTGCGAGGACGGACTCTTCAGGCCGGCGGTGGTGCGCTCGCGTCGCGCGCGCCCTCGGCGGCAGGCCTCCGCCCCACCGTTCCCGTGTAACGGGGCACTGGTGGAAACCTGTGGCCAGTGGTCAGCTCGGCCAGCGTCGGTACCTTGA
- a CDS encoding carboxymuconolactone decarboxylase family protein has translation MYAHPDDLHRARSVGAAAAPEFAAWLAFQNAVDREDGAVPRRYRELISVAVALVTQCAYCLDVHTAAARRHGVTAAELAETAFVTASVRAGGTLAHALLADRLYEHHGHHTPSATPATPTC, from the coding sequence ATGTACGCGCACCCCGACGACCTCCACCGCGCCCGCTCCGTTGGCGCCGCCGCCGCGCCCGAGTTCGCGGCCTGGCTCGCCTTCCAGAACGCTGTCGACCGCGAGGACGGCGCCGTGCCACGCCGCTACCGCGAGCTGATCTCCGTGGCGGTGGCCCTCGTCACCCAATGCGCCTATTGCCTCGACGTCCACACCGCGGCCGCCCGTCGACACGGAGTCACCGCCGCGGAACTCGCCGAGACCGCCTTCGTCACCGCCTCCGTCCGCGCCGGCGGCACCCTCGCCCACGCCCTCCTCGCCGACCGCCTTTACGAACACCACGGTCACCACACCCCCTCCGCCACCCCGGCGACCCCCACCTGCTGA
- a CDS encoding leucine-rich repeat domain-containing protein, with protein MAVRHTLNLWRQQLGEAPSSIWQQTELHVLILADNGLTAIPPEIGQLHQLSTLDLGHNALTSVPEELGKLTGLSGCLYLHDNQLTRLPDSLGNLPRLRYLNVGENSLSALPETIGGMSGLIEFRAQHNQLTTLPDAIGKLRNLRELWLRGNAIEHLPLAAADLHELRHLDLRENSLDAIPESLAGLPRLRQIDLRSNRLGRLPDWLALMPSLEKLDLRWNEIDPALPLVSELERRGCVVLT; from the coding sequence GAAGCGCCCAGTTCAATCTGGCAACAGACCGAACTCCACGTGCTGATCCTCGCCGACAACGGGCTTACGGCCATCCCGCCGGAAATCGGGCAGCTCCACCAGCTCAGCACCCTGGACCTGGGCCACAACGCGCTGACGTCAGTGCCCGAAGAACTCGGCAAGCTGACCGGCCTCAGCGGCTGTCTCTACCTGCACGACAACCAGCTGACGCGGCTTCCGGACTCTCTGGGAAACCTGCCCCGGTTGCGATACCTCAACGTCGGCGAGAACTCCCTCAGCGCGTTACCGGAGACCATCGGTGGGATGAGCGGCCTCATCGAGTTCAGGGCACAGCACAACCAGCTCACCACCTTGCCCGATGCCATCGGCAAGCTCCGCAACCTGCGTGAGCTGTGGCTCCGCGGGAACGCGATCGAACACTTGCCGCTGGCGGCAGCCGACCTGCACGAACTACGCCACCTAGACCTACGCGAGAACTCTCTGGACGCAATCCCGGAGTCACTGGCCGGCCTCCCGCGCCTGCGTCAGATCGACCTGCGGAGCAACCGCCTCGGCCGGCTGCCCGACTGGCTCGCCCTGATGCCATCGCTGGAGAAGCTGGATCTGCGCTGGAACGAGATCGATCCCGCACTACCTCTCGTCAGCGAGTTGGAACGGCGGGGCTGCGTCGTTCTGACGTGA
- a CDS encoding SDR family oxidoreductase yields the protein MRRRAPGSPWSHEPARTCTRRAGWSAATADAVRCAGSLASNSSVPSRSSPLLSGDLHGPGTGPADIVTRAAATGVRRVVLLSTQGVATRPYGATRIAMRALEETVQESGMEWSVLRPGGFASNALWWARSVRAQRVVAVAFADVGVPVVDPWDIAEVAAACLLEDRHFGGLYELTGPEVITPRRQARAVATALGSPLRLHALTRGEARAAMARNMPAEPADDTLDILGAPSDAELRISPAVRQVLDRPARPFAEWASRNVAAFR from the coding sequence ATGCGCCGGCGCGCCCCCGGTTCGCCGTGGTCGCACGAGCCGGCGCGGACGTGTACGAGGCGCGCCGGCTGGTCGGCTGCGACGGCGGACGCAGTACGGTGCGCAGGCTCGCTGGCTTCGAATTCGTCGGTACCGAGCCGCAGTTCACCGCTGCTGTCCGGAGACCTGCACGGTCCCGGAACCGGCCCGGCCGACATCGTCACCCGGGCCGCAGCCACAGGGGTTCGCCGGGTCGTCCTGCTCTCCACGCAGGGCGTGGCGACCAGGCCGTACGGTGCGACACGGATCGCGATGCGCGCACTGGAGGAAACGGTTCAGGAGTCCGGCATGGAGTGGTCGGTCCTCCGGCCGGGCGGCTTCGCCTCCAACGCCCTGTGGTGGGCCCGCTCCGTCCGCGCGCAGCGGGTCGTCGCCGTTGCGTTCGCGGATGTCGGCGTCCCGGTCGTCGACCCGTGGGACATCGCCGAGGTCGCGGCGGCCTGCCTGCTGGAGGACCGGCACTTCGGCGGCTTGTACGAGCTGACCGGCCCGGAGGTGATCACGCCGCGCCGACAGGCGCGAGCCGTCGCCACGGCACTCGGCTCGCCGTTGCGGCTCCACGCCCTGACCCGCGGCGAGGCCAGGGCCGCCATGGCCCGGAACATGCCGGCAGAGCCGGCGGACGACACCCTGGACATCCTCGGCGCGCCGAGCGACGCCGAACTGCGCATCAGCCCCGCCGTCCGGCAGGTCCTGGACCGTCCCGCACGCCCCTTTGCCGAGTGGGCTTCCCGCAACGTCGCCGCGTTCCGCTGA